The Xylophilus rhododendri genome window below encodes:
- a CDS encoding DNA-binding protein: protein MTTAPTAIPADVRERIAAAASELFAQSARQAMPTVDAVRRAARVDMNAASTVMKEWRRAQIAQSIPVAVAVPEAVQQASAAAVAAIWLQAQELASEALRNAQAAWETERAELDALRQEMAEAFERQAGELVAAQEQVQALEDVRQLLAQAGARADQAEARLEQAEHRAAGMADELARVKGERDTATETAAKARESAAGVAGQLLAMQQQNAALLAAIGPKAAGG, encoded by the coding sequence ATGACCACTGCACCTACTGCCATTCCCGCCGACGTACGTGAGCGTATCGCCGCCGCTGCAAGTGAACTTTTTGCGCAGTCAGCCCGCCAGGCGATGCCCACGGTCGATGCCGTGCGCCGCGCCGCGCGGGTGGACATGAACGCCGCCAGTACGGTGATGAAGGAGTGGCGCCGGGCGCAAATCGCGCAGTCCATTCCGGTGGCTGTAGCCGTGCCGGAGGCCGTGCAGCAGGCCAGCGCCGCGGCGGTGGCGGCGATCTGGCTGCAGGCGCAGGAGTTGGCCAGCGAGGCGCTGCGCAATGCGCAGGCCGCATGGGAAACCGAGCGCGCCGAGCTGGATGCCCTGCGGCAGGAAATGGCCGAGGCTTTCGAGCGTCAAGCCGGCGAGCTGGTCGCAGCGCAGGAGCAGGTACAGGCGCTGGAGGATGTTCGCCAGCTGCTGGCACAGGCCGGGGCCCGGGCCGACCAGGCAGAAGCTCGCTTGGAACAAGCCGAGCATCGAGCCGCCGGCATGGCCGACGAGCTGGCCCGGGTGAAGGGCGAGCGCGACACGGCAACGGAGACGGCCGCGAAGGCCCGCGAGAGCGCGGCAGGGGTGGCCGGCCAGCTGCTGGCGATGCAGCAGCAGAACGCCGCTTTGCTGGCCGCCATCGGGCCGAAGGCCGCCGGAGGTTGA
- a CDS encoding type II toxin-antitoxin system RelE/ParE family toxin, with protein MSYEVVWLEPAIENVLEFAAYVAEDNLRAAFELEEKLFRSTDLLADQPYLFRASPFVPGQREIVVLPNYIVLYEVDDERQLVTVTDVVHARRQR; from the coding sequence ATGTCCTATGAAGTCGTCTGGCTGGAGCCAGCCATCGAAAACGTGCTCGAGTTCGCCGCCTATGTCGCCGAGGACAACCTTCGTGCGGCTTTCGAACTGGAAGAAAAGCTGTTCCGCTCCACCGACCTCCTGGCGGATCAGCCCTATCTTTTTCGGGCGAGTCCGTTTGTGCCTGGCCAGCGGGAGATCGTGGTGCTGCCCAACTACATCGTGCTGTACGAAGTCGATGATGAGCGGCAGCTGGTGACCGTCACCGACGTGGTGCATGCCCGCCGGCAGCGCTGA